GCTAGAACCTTCAACCTCGGCTATACATAAGATCATTCATAACCCTAAGGATACCACATTGTGGATTCAGCTTTTGTTATTCCCTGTCTGTGTACTTCGTACCTGCATCCCAAAGAGTAGCCAAGAGGAACAATCGGGTAATAGAAAAACGCTACAGATAGCAGCCATCAGTTATTCCTTGTCGATGTGGTCTGAAAATCAACGATGTATCACTTTTGTTCTTCGAGTTATGGAGGAGCATAAAGCTTGGCAGGAGCAGCTGCTGAAGATCAAGAAGAAAAAGCATGATAATCAAGAGGCCAAGAACTTGCGACTCTGTCGTAATAAGATGAATTATGGTATGTACACAACAATAATACGTACACTAAAATCCAGTGGGGTTGCTCCTGCCAACTCTGGTACATTGGAAGAACTATGACGCAAGCATCCACAAGCTGCACCACCTGCAGTCCCTACTGAACCTCCCACCCAAGATGCGCTTACAGCCTCTAAGGAGTTGGTCTTGAGTAAAATCAATAGCATTCTTAAAGGAATATCATGCAGGAGAGATGGAATACGTTCGCAGCACTTGATTGATGCGATAAGTGGCTTTGCAGCAGCTATTTCGGACGAATTGATCACCTCCATCACAAGTATCGTTAACATTTGGTTGGACGGCTTATGCCTTTCGGACCTGAGTGTTTTTATTTCTTCTGCGTCACTCACGCCACTAGTGAAATCAGGTGGGGGATTACGACCTATTTCCGCAGGCGCGGTATGGAGGCGTTTAGTGTCGAAAGTCGTATCTTCTCACGTGGGTAAGGAGATGGAATCCTATTTGGGAAACTATCAATTCGGTGCGGGTGTGGCTTGTGGTGGTGAGTCTATTCTCCACTATGTCAATCGTATGTTGGAAGTTCACGGATGCTCCAATACACGTACCATGCTGCTTTTCGACTTCTCCAACGCCTTCAACTTGATGAACCTTACTTCTATGCCGAAAGAGGTTAGAAAGCAATGTCCTTCGATCCCGTATTGGGTGTATTTTTGTTATTTAGCTCCAGCAAAGATGTATTATATGGACAAAACTTTAGTTTCTTCGCAAGGAGTGCAACAAGGGGATCCCCTCGGTCCTCtcatgttttccttaatactcCATCCTCTCATACATAGTATTTCTAAGCAGTGCCATTTGGAACTCCAAGCCTGGTACTTAGATGACAGGACCTTGATTGGCAACACTCTTATGGTGGCTAAATCCTTGGAGATAGTTCAACAAGAAGGTCCGGCATTAGGTCTACATCTTAATGTTTCCAGCACAGAGATTTATTGTCCTACAGTCGACGATAGTGGCTTGTTGCCAGGTGTTTTTCCAGATGAAATTAGCAGACCCTCAGATGGCGTAAAATTGTTAGGTGGACCAGTGAGTTTGAATGACCAGTTCTGTAGAGAGTTTGTGGTTAAAAAAGTTCAGAAAACTACAACCTTAATGGATGTTATCAAGAAGCTTAAAGACTCACAATGTGAGCTCCTTCTTCTGCGCAATTGCATGGGGGTTTCTGGGCTTTATTTCTCTATACATACGGCCAAGCCAGCACATTTGAGTGAAGCTCAGCCTTTATTTGATGAGGTTTTGATGACATATCTTCAACACCTGGTCACGGGAGATGGCACATGATTTGGTAAGCTTCAACGAAGGTTAGTTACCTTACCTATTCAACATGGTGGTGTCGGTGTTTATACTATGTAATATGGCTATGTTGTGTCTAGCTTGCAAACTATTTGGCAACAAAATAATATCTTGCGTCACTCAGATGTGTTTGGTTTTAGTCCTAGTCTGGAGGATGCTATAAGTGCTTACAATCAAGTATGTGGTATTGCTGATTCACCACTTAGTATCCATCATACTGCCCCCCAATCTATGTGTTCTCTGGCGGTTAGATACTTTAGTGCTGTGACGAAAGAGTTACCCCTAAACTTTAATTTGTCTGCACTTGATGCTGCTCTGTGGCAATGTAACCGGACTAAACATGCGCAAGACTACTTGCTGGTTGTTCCAGTTGACGGTTTTAATCAGAAGATAGGCCCTAGACAATTCAACCGGTTATGTGTTATAGACTGGGTATACCACTTTTTGAAGAGGGTAGTACTTGTCCTTGTTGTGATAGAGACATGGATATTTTTGGAGATCACGCTCTACATTGTGTCAAGGAGGTTGGGCTTAAGTTTAGTCATGATCTCGTTCGTGACACGTTTGCTGACATGTGTTACTGTGCAGGTATTCCATCCAGAAAGGAAGTCGACTTGGGTCTCCTCTCCAATAATGGCTTGGACTTAAGACCCGCAGACATTCTAGTTTTTAACTAGATTGATGGGCGTGATGTATGCATGGATGTGACATGTGTCTCTCCCTTCACAGGTGATGGAGTACATGCTTTACCCCAGGGCAGGCCCTTGCTAATGTTGTTGATCGGAAAAATATTAAATATCTTGAGAAATGCACGGAACTTGGGCTTGGTTTAGGAGTCCTTGCCTTCACTACTTTAGGTGAGCTCGGTGAAGACACTATGAAATTCCTAAATAGGATTCCTAATTATATGGATAGTAATGATGCAAATGTGAAAGTTGGATAAAAAAAGTTAAATCCTTAACACCCTTTTATAACTCGGTTTCGGAGCCGGTGTGTTTTCCACCGTCAGAAACTTCTACACATAATAATAAAAACACTTTAAATAAGAAACTCTGCAAGACGAAACGAAACGAAACCTAACACTTTCTGAAAAAAGAAATTTTAGGGGAAAACCAAACCATCAAGAAGAATTAGGGTAAAAGCAAGGAGATGATGACTACGGATTATTCCGAACAGGATCTAGATCACACTTTTGATCCTGATGATTCCGATGTAAGCATAATAATAAAATTCATACTTGTCTTTTACAGTTTCTTATCTCTTTCTTTTGATTTTATacgaaatttgttttttttttgtttttataggaTATCACTAGATGGGGAGTATTATTATTGAAATTAACACAATTTCAACCTGACGCCGAATCGAAGACCAATGCCATATTAGGTATATAACTTTTTTTTGATGGAGTTATACAAGCACGAACAGTCTCTCAGCATTGAATTAAGTCAAACTGATACTTTTTTAcattgtttgattttgtataattaCTATGACTTTGTAGCGGCTATATCCAAACTTGAGGAAGCAATGTGTAAAGATTTATTTAACCCCAATACAGTATGGTGGTTGGGTAACGCGTATAAGGAGCGTGGATTAATGACTCCTGACTACAATGTAGCTGAAATTTATTTTGATAGAGCGATTGGCTTTTATAAACTAGCATTAATGGAGGTATCAATTTATCTTTATCAGTGCATAGTTTTAATGTTATTGCGAGTGTGCTTTGAGAAAATTGAGTTGCTGTGTGTTTTATTTTGTAGGAACCAGAGGATCAAATATATCTCAAGTCTTTGGAATCAATTGCTGAGTTAACGACATGTTTAGCCCAACAGGCAGCAAGAGCAGAAAACTCTTCCACTTCATATGCAGAGGTATAACTTCAGTAACTTCAAGAACGTCAATTGGATTTCTGTAGCTTCAGTAATTCACCAGGGAGATAAACCATGAACAAATAAGCCTCACTTGATATTGATTACAGATTCACCTTTTGAACTATAGCTAGAATGCCTATTTGTTGGATTGCATCTGTTTTCAATATTATTAGTGCAGCTTTCAGATATGCCCATGCATTCAGCTTGCTTAGATATCATTAAACATCACTCAATCTGGGAAGTTAATAATGGTCAATCTATAAGTGCATGTAATGATAACTGGATTCAAAATGCTTCTTCTCTTTTATGGATATCCTATCCTAACCCTGATCATAATGTTGCTTTCTTTATAGACCAGCACAACATGAGCTGGAATTCCAGCCTCGTTGAGTCTTTCTTTACTAGAGAAAATAGTCAAAAAATTATGAACATGGGAATCCCTTTAACAGGAAAGGATAGACTAGTCTGGCCTTGTAGTAATTCTGCAATTCTTTCAACAGCTCCCTTGTGCCAATTTACAACTCTATCCGGAATACTCATGTTTTACCTAAGATTCAAAATATTTGGAAGTGTTTTGTAAATATAATATCATTCGAGTGTTTACTAGTTAGATTTATTCCTAGTCAGAACAAACTCTGCATGCAGCATGTGTAATGATATAACCTAGATGAATCAATTGTAGTTTTTCAACATCTGTTTGGTATATGGTTCAGCATGGTTCTTCAAGACTCCGATAGAAATATCTCTATAAAAGATTGGATTACTAAATGGTTAACTGATGGCAGTAGCTCAGAACAAATAGGTACTCTTATTTTTACAACTGCTTGGTTTATATGGAAGGAGATGTGTTCTAATATTTTTCAAGATAAACAAGTAAACTATGTATCTGTGGCCAGAAATGCTATTAGAATGCACTCTTGATTTTACAAGCGCCTTATCTTCTGAGATTTCTCACTCTCATCAAACTATTACCGCAGAAACTGAAACTAAAGATCATCTTCCTTCTGATTGTTCTATTGTCTATTGTGATGCATCTTTTGACCCAAATATTAATAAACTGGGATTGGTATTGTCATGACTGATATAACAGGAAACTACAAAGGCTGCAGAATAGTATCCGGAAAAGTATGAGAAGCAGAGGAAGCGGAAAGTCTTGCGTTTTTTGAAGC
This DNA window, taken from Papaver somniferum cultivar HN1 chromosome 3, ASM357369v1, whole genome shotgun sequence, encodes the following:
- the LOC113360842 gene encoding mitochondrial import receptor subunit TOM20-like: MMTTDYSEQDLDHTFDPDDSDDITRWGVLLLKLTQFQPDAESKTNAILAAISKLEEAMCKDLFNPNTVWWLGNAYKERGLMTPDYNVAEIYFDRAIGFYKLALMEEPEDQIYLKSLESIAELTTCLAQQAARAENSSTSYAEETTKAAE